The Reichenbachiella carrageenanivorans region TAGGCAACTCAGTTTTCCACATGCAGAGCGGAGCCAATGTCCCACAGTCCGTTTTGCAAGCATGGAGTGATGCCAAAATACAAAAATCGAGGCTTTCGAAAATATGCGGAACCATTAAAATATTGGGTATAGCTAAAGCAGCACCCAATACTTATATAGAAATAGAGGGGCTAAGTCCTACTTTCGACGGAACGGCCTTCATCAGTGGCGTAAGTCATGCCGTCGAAGAGGGTACTTGGGTGACAGAGCTGCACATTGGGCTGTCTGAAAAGTGGTATACAGAGCAGATGAGTGAAATAGAAGCCCCCTCTGCTTCGGGGTTGATCCCCGGGATCAAAGGCCTTCATATAGGAAAGGTGAAACAAATACACGATGATCCGAATGGGGAATTTAGAGTGAAGGTGGCGGTGCCTGAACTACAACAAGATAATATGCCCATATGGGCTCGAATGAGCAATATGTACAGCTCATTAGAAACGGGCTTCTTTTTTATGCCCGAGGTAGATGATGAGGTCATTCTTGGCTTTCTTAACAATGACCCCAATTACCCAGTCATACTTGGGTCATTGTATAATAAGATGAATACCCCGATGTACACACCTACTGAGGAGAATGAAATAAAATCCATACTCACCAAGAGTAAGCTGGAAATTAAGTTTGATGAGAAACTGAAAATTTTAACCCTGACCACGCCTGGAGTTCAACAAATCGTATTGGATGATGATGCCAAGTCTATCACTTTGACGGATGATGCCAATAAAAATAAGGTGGTATTGGGATCAGACGGAATTTTATTAGAGTCCCAAAAGGATATTGTTATGAAAGCACAAGGGAATATTACGCTTACCGCTACAGGCAACGCCGAAATTAAAGCCACGGGAGATTTTGCAGGAGAAGGCATGAACGTGGCTTTGAAGGGCTCTGCGAGCTTTGCTGCAGAAGGCCCTCAGGCAGAACTCAAAGGTTCGGCGATGACTACTATTTCAGGGGGAATTGTTCAGATAAACTAAGAAAATATGCCAATAGCAGCAGTAATGGGAGATAATCATGTGTGCCCTATGGTCACAGGTACAGTGCCTCATGTGGGCGGTCCACTAGTTGGGCCAGGAGAGCCTACCGTGCTGATCGGAGGGAAACCTGCCGCAGTATTGGGAGATACGGCTGTCTGCGTAGGCCCTCCAGATAGCGTGGCGATGGGATCGTTTACGGTCTTGATTGGAGGCAAACCAGCCGTTCGGGTAGGAGATACTTGTGGCCATGGTGGAGTAGTAGTAGGTCCAGGTGTACCTACCGTAATGATAGGATGAAATACGAAGAGTAATGAAACATAAGAAGTCATTTTTGGGTGTAGGGTGGAAGTTTCCTCCAAGCTTTGATCGAAAGTTGGGTAGTGTCATGCTCGTATCGGAGGAGGACGATATTCGTGAGAGCCTTTTTATTTTGCTTTCGACCAAACCTGGAGAGCGAATCATGACCCCAGAGTTTGGATGCAATCTACACTTCGTGGTTTTTGAAAATATAGACGCCTCTCTGATGACCGAAATTCGAAATGTGATCGAGCAGGCTGTCTTGTATTTTGAGCCGAGGATTACATTAGAAAAAATCAATATCGTACAAGATCCAGCAGATATGTCTAATCTGAATATAGAACTGATCTATACTGTGAGAAAAACCAACACCAGAAGTAATATGGTATACCCATTCTATATTATCGAGGGTACCAATGTCCAACACAAACCTAAAACCAAATCGGAGTAAGTGTCTATTATGAAATTAGATAGGAAGAGATTTAAGAATTTAGGTTCAGCTCAAAAGAATAGGTTTTTTGAGGCCATGGATAAAGAGTACGTCAAGATAGACGAGAAGAGCTTCGAAGATCATTTGGTCTTCGCTTCACGTTTGTCTAAGTTTTTTAGTTTCTACGGAGACGACAATAAAATACAAGGAGATTGGTCTCACTTCTTCTCAGACGATGTAGTTGTTCTTTCTTCTATTATTGATGTAGACCCCGCTAAAATTGAACGTAGGTTCAAATCATATATCAATAAAATAGCACTGTTCAAACGCTCCGAAAAGAAGAAAAAATATTTGTTGCGCTGCTTTTTGGAGGTGTATACGATAGCGAAGGATTTCGACAATTGGTACTTGCGTTTCAAAGAGGTAGAACATTTTTCTCAAGTCCAGCTGACAGTGCGTGTAGAGATAGATAGTGCTATTAGCACTAAGCTAGCCCCAGCACTTCGAAAATTCAAAACATTATATGGACATAGCTTTGACAAGCCAACTAAAAAAGTAAATCCTGAAATAGACTTTGATGCATTCAGCCCGATATGGGGACTGACTCAAGGGGATACGGCATCGTATAAAGGAAAAGCCAAGGAAGGCGAGGAAGAAGAGCTGCTCAGAACGATCCAAAATGTGTTTCAGAGCTTTTACGAAACACTGCTCTACCTCAAGACCAAAACGCCAGGATATCTCCAGCATGCTATGGAGAGTGACACACATTTCCCTGAAGTAGCTTTGTATCTCGCCTTTTTGAAACTCTATACCTATACGCAAGACAATATCAATGACCTGACAGGTAAGCATCTTGATTTTTATTATAAAGAAATACTGACACAAGTCTCTAGTGGATCTCAAGTAGACAAAATCTACTTGCAGATGGTGCTAGATCAGGGAGCCCGTACCACCAAAGTGCCAGCCCAAACCAAATTTATAGGAGTAGATGCTCGCTTCAATGACGATGTCGTGTACCGTTCTGTCGAAGATTTACTTGTCAGTCAAGCCAAGATCAAGAAAATATATGCTGTATTTGTAGACCAAACGATGTTGACTTTGGGCGAAAAGCAAATAAGAAAAATAGACAACATCCTGTTTTCTGAATTGTCTATGTCTGCATTGACCACCGACCTAGGAGGACAAGATCATGCAGGACATACTTCTGTAGCCTTGTTTGGCGAGGATCAAGGGGGTAAGGGGCATCTGGAAAAAACGATGGAAGATGCCAAAGTTGGTTTTGCTTTTAGTTCACCTAACTTATATCTCAAAGGAGGATTTAGAGATATTGAAATCTCTATTCAACTCAATGATGAGGCCTACGATCAGTTGATCGTACAGCTGACGGCACTAGGAAAAGCAGTGAAAGATGAAATCAATGAATTTTTCATCAAAGCATTTACCGCCTCATTTGTCATCTCACTATCTACGGCCGAAGGCTGGATGTCTATCGATCAGTACATCGTGAAGCGAGATGATAAAAAGAAGACCGTTAGTTTCACCTTTGATCTGACCAATACAGACCCTGCTGTTATCGGTTACGACCCAAATATTCATGGAGGAGGGTATTCCTCCGAATTGCCAATCGTACAGTTTATACTCAATAGTCAGACATTTATCTATCCTTACACCTTGTTGTCTCTATTGGAGATAGAGCAGGTTTGGTTTCATGTAAAAGTCAAAAAACTAAAGCATTTGCAGTTGCACAACAACATTGGTCAGCTGAGCCCTGATGCTCCATTTTTTCCCTTTGGCCCAAGCCCTAAATCTGGAGCTTACTTCGTCGTAGGTAGCAACGAAGCCTTTAGCAAAACGCTAGACGACATCAAACTCAATGTAGAATGGTTTGATCTGCCACTGCACAAAGAAGGTTTCAAAGAACACTATAAAGGATATGGCAAGGATTTAAACAACAGTTCTTTTGAAGTCAAACTTTCTATACTGGATGGCGGGTACTGGAAGCCGCAAGACAAAGGCGCACAGCAGAAGTTAAAATTATTCAGAACGGTAAATGGAGGCACTGAACATGAACCCATGCCTAATGGAGAACTTTCTGAACTGTCTGTGTTCTCAAACATCGACGCCAAGAAGGTGAATCAATCACCAGATTATGGTGAAATCACCAACACCGACCAATTGTCTTCGCTCTCGACTAGAGGCTATCTCAAGCTGGAATTATCCAGTCCTATACACGGTTTTGGCCATGGGGTATATCCTGCGGTTTTGTCCGAAACCATCATGGAAAATGCCAAACGAGGATTGTTTAAAACCAAGAGTGCATCGAAGCAAAAAGAGGCACCCAACCAACCGTATACGCCCCAGATAAAAACCATTTCTTTAGACTACACTTCTTCAGCGGCTATTTCGCTGGTAGAGCGAGGGCAGAAAAAAGCAGAGAGCACGGGGCAGATCTTTCACATTCATCCTTTTGGCCTGCAGCAAGTGCATCCAGAGGAAATGCATCGAAAAACTTTCCTGTTGCCTCACTACGATTACGAAGGGGCGGCCTATTTTGGCTTCGCTGATTTGAGTCCGTCCGAAACAGTGACCATACTGTTCGAATTGATCGATGAATACACCGAGTCTTCGGAGGAGGGGCTGCCAGACATACAATGGAGTTATTTGGTCAAAGACCAATGGTTGCCATTGGCGGCATCCAGAATCGTTAAAGATGAAACCAATCATTTTTTGAAAACGGGTGTGATCCAAATCGCCTTGCCCGATGGCCTCGAAAAAAACAATACCATTTTGGACCCCAACTTATACTGGTTGCGAGCTGCTGTGGTGAAAAATATCAATACGGTATCGTCCCTTATCAGTGTGGCAACTAATGTCACACAGGCCGTATTGTCTAATCTCGATTCGGTTTCTGAGGATTATTTAAAAGAACCACTGCCCAAAGGAACGGTCAAGCGTCTGGTCAATCACATTCCTGGGATAAAGGAAGTCAAACAATCTTTGGCCTCTTTCGATGGCGTCTCGGCTGAGCAGTCGGATCAGTTTCATACCAGAGTAGCCGAGAGGTTAAGACACAAAAGCAGAGCCGTCACTTCGTGGGACTACGAGCGAATGATCTTGGAAAAATTTCCTGAAATAGCACATGTGACCTGTCTGGCCAACATGACCAGCAAGAGCACCCATGCCCCAGGCAAT contains the following coding sequences:
- the vgrG gene encoding type VI secretion system tip protein VgrG, which codes for MAGKGAMSASAGGVVTYKIKSEGQELPGEYLPFSIRVSKELNRISYARIEFYEGGVGETVEYGVTESGFFEPGKEITIQLGYSSDDEDVFTGIVTKHAMKVTESGSFMLQIECRDKATKMTIGRKNQIFNEKSDSDIIKQLIEGNGLTAKVDATSTKHPEMVQHYATDWDFVMTRAEANNLVVVNADGGVTVVAPSKPGGDDLEARFGQNILAFEGAMDARTQHEEVSAVSWDQDTQEIVESTSTTARVDAHQGNVTSSALSDAIGNSVFHMQSGANVPQSVLQAWSDAKIQKSRLSKICGTIKILGIAKAAPNTYIEIEGLSPTFDGTAFISGVSHAVEEGTWVTELHIGLSEKWYTEQMSEIEAPSASGLIPGIKGLHIGKVKQIHDDPNGEFRVKVAVPELQQDNMPIWARMSNMYSSLETGFFFMPEVDDEVILGFLNNDPNYPVILGSLYNKMNTPMYTPTEENEIKSILTKSKLEIKFDEKLKILTLTTPGVQQIVLDDDAKSITLTDDANKNKVVLGSDGILLESQKDIVMKAQGNITLTATGNAEIKATGDFAGEGMNVALKGSASFAAEGPQAELKGSAMTTISGGIVQIN
- a CDS encoding PAAR domain-containing protein, whose product is MPIAAVMGDNHVCPMVTGTVPHVGGPLVGPGEPTVLIGGKPAAVLGDTAVCVGPPDSVAMGSFTVLIGGKPAVRVGDTCGHGGVVVGPGVPTVMIG
- a CDS encoding GPW/gp25 family protein; the protein is MKHKKSFLGVGWKFPPSFDRKLGSVMLVSEEDDIRESLFILLSTKPGERIMTPEFGCNLHFVVFENIDASLMTEIRNVIEQAVLYFEPRITLEKINIVQDPADMSNLNIELIYTVRKTNTRSNMVYPFYIIEGTNVQHKPKTKSE
- a CDS encoding baseplate J/gp47 family protein — protein: MDKEYVKIDEKSFEDHLVFASRLSKFFSFYGDDNKIQGDWSHFFSDDVVVLSSIIDVDPAKIERRFKSYINKIALFKRSEKKKKYLLRCFLEVYTIAKDFDNWYLRFKEVEHFSQVQLTVRVEIDSAISTKLAPALRKFKTLYGHSFDKPTKKVNPEIDFDAFSPIWGLTQGDTASYKGKAKEGEEEELLRTIQNVFQSFYETLLYLKTKTPGYLQHAMESDTHFPEVALYLAFLKLYTYTQDNINDLTGKHLDFYYKEILTQVSSGSQVDKIYLQMVLDQGARTTKVPAQTKFIGVDARFNDDVVYRSVEDLLVSQAKIKKIYAVFVDQTMLTLGEKQIRKIDNILFSELSMSALTTDLGGQDHAGHTSVALFGEDQGGKGHLEKTMEDAKVGFAFSSPNLYLKGGFRDIEISIQLNDEAYDQLIVQLTALGKAVKDEINEFFIKAFTASFVISLSTAEGWMSIDQYIVKRDDKKKTVSFTFDLTNTDPAVIGYDPNIHGGGYSSELPIVQFILNSQTFIYPYTLLSLLEIEQVWFHVKVKKLKHLQLHNNIGQLSPDAPFFPFGPSPKSGAYFVVGSNEAFSKTLDDIKLNVEWFDLPLHKEGFKEHYKGYGKDLNNSSFEVKLSILDGGYWKPQDKGAQQKLKLFRTVNGGTEHEPMPNGELSELSVFSNIDAKKVNQSPDYGEITNTDQLSSLSTRGYLKLELSSPIHGFGHGVYPAVLSETIMENAKRGLFKTKSASKQKEAPNQPYTPQIKTISLDYTSSAAISLVERGQKKAESTGQIFHIHPFGLQQVHPEEMHRKTFLLPHYDYEGAAYFGFADLSPSETVTILFELIDEYTESSEEGLPDIQWSYLVKDQWLPLAASRIVKDETNHFLKTGVIQIALPDGLEKNNTILDPNLYWLRAAVVKNINTVSSLISVATNVTQAVLSNLDSVSEDYLKEPLPKGTVKRLVNHIPGIKEVKQSLASFDGVSAEQSDQFHTRVAERLRHKSRAVTSWDYERMILEKFPEIAHVTCLANMTSKSTHAPGNALMVVIPRQSDSANRNEPMVSSEVLINIKSYLKNYASPFVKNEIRNPNYERIKIICAVKFNEGSNHGYYIQKLNEQINHYLRGTLLSHAKKIELGGSLNSSDLLSFIRTLPYVNLITGFSMIQVSRDVNGEYQLVDTAREGAGDIGGSLHATKPWSVLVPAPEHQISVIKHEGMDAQDSRQAGIDLLELGHDFVIEE